AACAAGGTGAATTCCACCGTGAGTAACTCCTAATCCTTTGAGTCGAGTCCAACAATTCACCGATATTTTCGGGTGTACACCGGGATTTGCAGTACCCCCCTCCAATGACGCTGCTCACATCCTCGCTGCTGCTCTTTTCGCTGCTGACGTCGCGGCTCGAAGCAATTCCGGTTTTGGAGAAGTTCCCCGCCCATCCTGCCCACTCTGCACATCCCGCGCATCCCTCGCACCCATCGCCTGGCGTGCGAATTCTTCGCGCACCCGAATCTTTGGTGGCACCCCTGGGAGACGAAGTGGTGCTGGAGTGCGAGACCAGTTTGCAGCCTGAGCGATTCGAATGGAGCCACCGGTCCAGCAGATCACCGGGAGCGGGGTTCAAGTACCTTAGGACAGGCACGGCCAAAGCGAATGTCTCCCAGGAGGCAGCCATCTCGCGGCTAAGGGTGCTCGTCCGACCGGACACTCTAGGAGAGTACCGATGTGTTGGCTGGTTCGGTCCGCTGGTAGtcacctccaccaccgcccGATTGGAGCTGGCCAGCACTAGCCTGTTGGGCGCCCAGGAATCGCAATCACCCCTCCAATGGCGGGTGTCTGCTGGGAACACTGTGCTCTGGTCCTGTGGACAAAAGGTGCAATCCAATCCATCTGCCAGTTGGTCCTACTACCGAAACGGAGTggaaatcaaatcagagtTCATCGGAACCAATGAAAATCTATTCCTGAGCAATGTATCCTCCGAGTCCTCAGGCATTTATTCCTGCCAGGCCACCAATCCAGCCTCTGGCGAGCGAATTCAGCTGCCCGGCACGCTGCAACTACAGGTTACATCAGAGCAGAGGTCGCAGAGTAAATCCCCACACTTGCTCAAGGGACAGCCGAGCTCCCAAGAAATTACCATACGCGAAGGGAgctcgctgttgttgctgtgtcCTGGAGTTGGCTCACCGCCACCGACTGTTGTCTGGAGCAGTCCCGATGTCGTGGGAGCTGTTAAGAACAAGCGTTCAAAAGTAATTGGACATGCTTTGGAGATATCCAACACCCGAGTTCAGGATGCGGGCACATATATCTGCTTCCAAGATAATGGTGTGCGGCCTGCGCTGGAACACTACATAAAGGTGCATGTGGAGCAGCCGCCGCAGATAGTGCGACTACCGTGGGCCGATCTCACCAACGAGGGTGATCGCTTAAAGCTGGAGTGTGAGGCTACAGGAGTGCCTACGCCGGAGATCTACTGGCTGCTGAACGGCCACAGCAGCATCGATGACACTGAGGCTGAGCTATCCGACAATTTTCTGATACTGCACAACGTATTAAAGCGTCATGCCGGATATGTCCAGTGCTTTGCACGGAATAGACTTGGCGAGCATAGTGCGGGTACCCTGCTGCAAGTGAATCCCAAGCAGATCCAGGAACCCCGGGAATCGGGAGGCACACACCGCCCCAAGCCCAACCAGGGTTCCAAGCAGAAGCAAATGTATCCACCGTCTTCTCCAAATGTTACCCGACTCAGTGATGAATCCGTGATGTTGCGCTGGATGGTGCCTCGAAACGATGGATTGCCCATTGTCATTTTCAAGGTGCAGTACCGCATGGTGGGCAAGCGCAAGAACTGGCAGACTACCAACGATAATATACCGTATGGAAAACCGAAGTGGAACTCCGAGCTGGGCAAGAGCTTCACGGCTTCAGTGACGGATCTAAAGCCGCAGCACACCTACCGTTTCCGCATCCTAGCCGTTTACTCCAACAACGACAATAAGGAAAGTAATACCTCGGCGAAATTTTACCTGCAGCCAGGTGCAGCACTGGATCCGATGCCGGTGCCAGAGCTCCTAGAGATCGAAGAATATTCAGAAACCGCTGTGCTGCTGCACTGGAGTTTGGCTAGCGATGCGGATGAGCACTTGATCACCGGATACTACGCCTACTATCGACCCTCGTCCTCAGCAGGGGAATATTTTAAGGCCACCATTGAAGGAGCCCATGCTAGAAGCTTTAAAATTGCCCCCCTTGAGACGGCCACCATGTACGAGTTCAAGTTGCAGTCCTTCAGCGCGGTCTCCGCGTCCGAATTTAGTGCCCTCAAGCAGGGGCGCACACAGCGTCCCAAGACCAGCACCACGGAGGAGCCAACACTGCAAATGGGCGACCGAGATACAACCACTCCCAGTCACAACGAGACATTCAATATGAGTCCCATGCTGACAGGAACAATTGGTGGCGGAGCGGTGCTTATTCTGCTCCTCATCAGCAcatgcttgtgtgtgtgccggcGGAGGAGTTCCAGGAGCAGGGGAAACAATCCAAACAAGCCACGGATGGCGGAGCTGAGGGATGACTTCGTGCCACTGGGAAACTGCTCGCCCACCAAGCAGCGCCAGCGAACACGTCACATACACATCACTCTGAATCCActggcccagcagcagcagcaggcgatgGAGGAGAAGAACGACACGGACCAGGATGCGCCCTATTATCAGCGACCGTCAAGCTACGACTACGATCCCGGCCTGCGCAGAatgtcctcctcctcgctgcGCCGCTCACAACGCACGCTGGAACGTGCTGGCGGCAGCAATGGCtccaacaatggcaacaacaataatctAAATCAATCCGCAGAAGCGGGTCCCGTCGAAAATCCCGGAAAGCCGGGTCGTGTACTCATGAAGCGTCCCCGCCTGTCCAGTCGCTCCGAGAACCTCTCCTCCGGCAGCCTCAACAGCGTGGGCGTGTAATCGCAATCTCGTGATCTTTAGTCTGTACATCCCTCTACGCCCGATGTACCATGCTATTCCTCTACCTCTGTTTTATCTACCACTTTGAATGACAAAACCTTTGCTGTTTGTACTTATACGAATACCACTTAGAGTTAAGGTACTTAAATAGACATAACTAGATTTATGCATGCATGATCGTTTAAGAACATAGCATTATGTCCATTCTATGCTAAGTCTTCCATTTTTCGCGATAAGATCAAAATCTGTACTGATAGCTTCTTAATGACCTTTACAAAAATGACAATAAAGCTTATAGCTTCACCTTTTAACCTTATCCGAGTTTTAAAACGTGAGTACAGAAGATTCTGCAGAATATTGAAAATCAAGCCAAAAAGTTTACTACtatatttaatcaatttagTTAGAAAACACCTTACAAAAAAGAAcgcaaaattgaaatttaaatgtttggtaTATTTGCGGTATATCAGGTGATGAAACAgtatttttttgcatttaatggtGTGGCGTTAGGGATTTATTCAACATCCGATGGCGTTTGGGATTTAATAAGCTGTCAGCCAATAATTGGGTCGTCGTCAAAATTTCTATTAGAATCGTTTCTTTACCTATATATTTCGGccgaaaaaacaaatgaaGGTGCTACGCTAAGGACGAAGTTGCACCCAACCCGCACCGAACGTAAGCCCCCGTAGTTAGGCCCCAAAAAGTGCGCAAATGTAAGCCGTTCCCTTTGTTTTCGCAGTGCAAGCAGCAGAGGGCCTGGCCacaaaaacaatagaaatccCAAAATCGCTACTGGACTGACTGGGCAGGATGTCGAACCTATCCGTGGGTCAGATCATAATGGATGCGCAGCGCATGGCGAGTCGGGTGAAGGACCTGGACGCGCTGGGCAGCGCGCTGCTTGAGGAGGCGGAGACCAACAATCGGCTGGTGGAGAGCCTCCGTCAATACCAGGACGATATTGAATCACTCAACCGCATTTCGAACAACAAGACCAACGCGGACATGGTGAATCGCATTCAGCAGCAAAACATCAACAGCTCGGAGATACTCAAAGAGAATCGCGAGCTAAAGATCTGCATTGAGGACTACGAGCGTGCCATGGAGCTAATGATGCAAAAGTATCGCGAGCACACCGTCTCCAAGGTCCTGGACAGCAAATTTAACTTTAAGGAGTTGTACAACGAACGCATGTGGCAGGTCATCCGGGAGCAGCGCGAGAAAATCAACGAAATGGCTGCAGTGATGCAGCTAGCGGCCAGTGTGGACGACGGCGTCGTGCAGCGTGAACTGCAGACCATATCCCAGCTGCGCCTGGAGAACGAAACGCTGCGCGAGCTGCTGCAAATCTCCAAGCAGTACGGCTCTTCACAACGACCGATTCGTGAAAGCGACCACCTGCTGGAGGAGAAGGCTGTGCAGAC
This genomic stretch from Drosophila teissieri strain GT53w chromosome 2L, Prin_Dtei_1.1, whole genome shotgun sequence harbors:
- the LOC122616828 gene encoding interference hedgehog; this translates as MTLLTSSLLLFSLLTSRLEAIPVLEKFPAHPAHSAHPAHPSHPSPGVRILRAPESLVAPLGDEVVLECETSLQPERFEWSHRSSRSPGAGFKYLRTGTAKANVSQEAAISRLRVLVRPDTLGEYRCVGWFGPLVVTSTTARLELASTSLLGAQESQSPLQWRVSAGNTVLWSCGQKVQSNPSASWSYYRNGVEIKSEFIGTNENLFLSNVSSESSGIYSCQATNPASGERIQLPGTLQLQVTSEQRSQSKSPHLLKGQPSSQEITIREGSSLLLLCPGVGSPPPTVVWSSPDVVGAVKNKRSKVIGHALEISNTRVQDAGTYICFQDNGVRPALEHYIKVHVEQPPQIVRLPWADLTNEGDRLKLECEATGVPTPEIYWLLNGHSSIDDTEAELSDNFLILHNVLKRHAGYVQCFARNRLGEHSAGTLLQVNPKQIQEPRESGGTHRPKPNQGSKQKQMYPPSSPNVTRLSDESVMLRWMVPRNDGLPIVIFKVQYRMVGKRKNWQTTNDNIPYGKPKWNSELGKSFTASVTDLKPQHTYRFRILAVYSNNDNKESNTSAKFYLQPGAALDPMPVPELLEIEEYSETAVLLHWSLASDADEHLITGYYAYYRPSSSAGEYFKATIEGAHARSFKIAPLETATMYEFKLQSFSAVSASEFSALKQGRTQRPKTSTTEEPTLQMGDRDTTTPSHNETFNMSPMLTGTIGGGAVLILLLISTCLCVCRRRSSRSRGNNPNKPRMAELRDDFVPLGNCSPTKQRQRTRHIHITLNPLAQQQQQAMEEKNDTDQDAPYYQRPSSYDYDPGLRRMSSSSLRRSQRTLERAGGSNGSNNGNNNNLNQSAEAGPVENPGKPGRVLMKRPRLSSRSENLSSGSLNSVGV
- the LOC122622671 gene encoding FGFR1 oncogene partner 2 homolog, translated to MSNLSVGQIIMDAQRMASRVKDLDALGSALLEEAETNNRLVESLRQYQDDIESLNRISNNKTNADMVNRIQQQNINSSEILKENRELKICIEDYERAMELMMQKYREHTVSKVLDSKFNFKELYNERMWQVIREQREKINEMAAVMQLAASVDDGVVQRELQTISQLRLENETLRELLQISKQYGSSQRPIRESDHLLEEKAVQTDSTADDSADDLSISGASVENMNNNSVIQMYSSPEQPAKVAAATTNSFTTAPVHSQSETQAPNVTLETAPPSEEPVANDNNNGPAVNSNSAPPPVTTSSESVEDQAEVAPVT